Sequence from the Aquimarina sp. Aq107 genome:
ATTTCTTGGGGTTTAGTTATTGACATAATGAAAGTATAAAACTAAATTTTAAAATAATGGAAACTAATTTTACAACCATCAAAAAATCGATAAAAAACACAAAAACAAGTCAAAACACTTAAAAACTTATTTATTTTTAAAAAACAACCCTCAGTGGTTAACTACTCCACTGAGGGTCTAGGTTGAAGCTAAAAAAATTAAACTAACTCAACTTACACTCAATTAACTGCTTCAACTTCTCTTCTATATCATCTAGTTCCTTGTTTGAGTAGATTCCGGTCAGCACGGAATAACAAAGAATATTTCATTACACTCTATTTAATTTCTCTTTAATATGATCTAAACACAAATTATTAATACTACCTGCATGACTATGCTTTGTATTCTTCTCTGGTTTGTAATTTCCATTTTCGATGTCTAATCCAATTTTTACATACGCATCTCTAAAGGACATTCCTTTCATAACTAATTCATTTAGTGTATCTACACTAAACAAATAATCATATTTATCATCATCTAATATCGTTTCATTAACCTTTACATTTTTCATGGCGTAGATAGCCATTTCTAATGATGCTTTCAGATCCTGAATTGCAGGAATAATTCCTTCTTTTAGTAATTGTAAATCCCTATGATATCCGCTAGGTAAATTATTAGTCAATAAACTCAATTCATAAGGTAATGCTTGAATTTTATTACACTTCCCTCTAATTAGCTCAAATACATCCGGATTCTTCTTATGTGGCATAATACTAGAACCAGTTGTAAATTCTGAAGGGATACTCATGAAATCAAAATTCTGACTCATATATAAACAAACATCCATAGCTAATTTAGATAATGTTCCTGCCACACTACTCATTGCAAAAGCAGTGGATTTTTCGGATTTACCTCTACTCATCTGAGCCGCAACTACATTATATTTTAAGGTTTCAAAACCAAGTTCTCTAGTCGTGAATTCTCTATCTATTGGAAATGAACTTCCATATCCTGCGGCACTCCCTAATGGATTTTGATCTACAACTTTTAATGCTGCATTTACAAAATGTAAATCATCTACAAAACTCTCTGCATATGCAGAAAACCATAGTCCAAATGAAGATGGCATTGCAATCTGAAGGTGCGTATATCCTGGCAACAAAACTTCTTTGTATAATTCTGCAGAATCTAATAAGTTCTCAGACAACTCTTTAATTTGAGATTTTATTTGTATTAATTCATCTTTCAGGTACAAATGCATGGCTACTAACACTTGATCATTTCTAGACCTAGCAGTATGAATTCTCTTCCCTGCATCTCCAATTTTTTTTGTTAATTCAAATTCTATTTTAGAATGTACATCTTCAAATTCATCTTCTATTACAAAAGTCCCTTCTTCGATCTGCGTAGCCAATACTTTTAGTTCTATTTCAATTGCAGAAATATCCTTATCCGTCAGTAATTCTATCTTATGCAACATTTTAGCATGTGCTAAAGTTGCTTGTATATCATATTTAGCTATTACTAAATCTAGTTGCCTGTCATTACCAACAGTAAATATGTCTATTTTTTGATCTGTTGGTAATCCTTTATCCCAAAGTTTCATACTATTCCTTCTAAAATTTTAATATACAATGCTATGCCTTCTTTAATTTCATCTACATATATAAATTCATCTGCAGAATGCGATCTTGTAGAATCTCCAGGACCTAGTTTTAAAGATGGACAACTTAATACAGATTGATCTGAGAGTGTTGGCGAACCATAGGTTGTTCTCCCTAAAGCAATTCCTGATTTTACAATTGCATGATCTTTTGGTATTGATGAGGAACCTAAATGCAACGATCTAGGTTGTACCTCAACATTACTTGGCATTGCTTGTTTAACTATTTCTAAAACCTCTTGATTTTTATATTTATCATTCACCCTAATATCAATTACCAGATTACAATGAGATGGAACCACATTATGCTGATTCCCTGCATTTATCTGCGTAACGGTCATTTTTACATCTCCTAAAGTTTCAGATCTCTTTTCAAAGGTATATTCCTTAAACCATTCGATTACGTCAAGCATATTATAAATTGCATTATCATCATTAGGATGTGCTGCATGACTTGCAGTACCTTTTACAGATACATCCAATACCAACAATCCCTTTTCTGCAATTGCTAACTGCATCAATGTAGGCTCTCCAACAACTGCAAATTCTACATTTTTTAGGTATTTAAGAATACTTTTTAACCCTAAAGCCCCACTACTTTCTTCTTCTGCAGAAGCCGCGATTACAAAATTATATTTTAAGTCATCTCGATCGTAGAAATAGGTAAATGTAGCAATTAATGACACCAAACAACCTCCTGCATCATTACTACCTAACCCATATAATTTACCTTCTTCTACAAAAGCTTTAAAAGGGTCATTGGTATAATTACCATTAGGTTTTACCGTATCATGATGAGAGTTTAATAATATTGTTGGTTTTGTTTCATCAAAACTTTTGTTATACGCCCAAATATTATTGTTCTCTCTTTCAAAAGGGATATTATATTGATCAAACCAATCTTCTATTAACAATGCAGTTTCTTCTTCTTCTGAAGAAAAAGATTGAGTTTCGATCAGTTTATGTAATAGCTCAATAGCTTTATTAGTTAGTTCTTGTATCATTATTATAGACTTAAAGTCGTATGTTTTATCGTATTATCCTTTATAAAATTTGCATTTGCTATATGTACTTTACACACATCTTTTTGTAATGCATCAAAACAGTTCTTCAATTTTGGTAACATCCCATCCGAAATTGCCTCGGAATCTCTTAACTCTGTATACTTCTCTAAATCAATATATTCAATAACCGATTCTTTATCATCTATG
This genomic interval carries:
- the argH gene encoding argininosuccinate lyase translates to MKLWDKGLPTDQKIDIFTVGNDRQLDLVIAKYDIQATLAHAKMLHKIELLTDKDISAIEIELKVLATQIEEGTFVIEDEFEDVHSKIEFELTKKIGDAGKRIHTARSRNDQVLVAMHLYLKDELIQIKSQIKELSENLLDSAELYKEVLLPGYTHLQIAMPSSFGLWFSAYAESFVDDLHFVNAALKVVDQNPLGSAAGYGSSFPIDREFTTRELGFETLKYNVVAAQMSRGKSEKSTAFAMSSVAGTLSKLAMDVCLYMSQNFDFMSIPSEFTTGSSIMPHKKNPDVFELIRGKCNKIQALPYELSLLTNNLPSGYHRDLQLLKEGIIPAIQDLKASLEMAIYAMKNVKVNETILDDDKYDYLFSVDTLNELVMKGMSFRDAYVKIGLDIENGNYKPEKNTKHSHAGSINNLCLDHIKEKLNRV
- a CDS encoding M20 family metallo-hydrolase translates to MIQELTNKAIELLHKLIETQSFSSEEEETALLIEDWFDQYNIPFERENNNIWAYNKSFDETKPTILLNSHHDTVKPNGNYTNDPFKAFVEEGKLYGLGSNDAGGCLVSLIATFTYFYDRDDLKYNFVIAASAEEESSGALGLKSILKYLKNVEFAVVGEPTLMQLAIAEKGLLVLDVSVKGTASHAAHPNDDNAIYNMLDVIEWFKEYTFEKRSETLGDVKMTVTQINAGNQHNVVPSHCNLVIDIRVNDKYKNQEVLEIVKQAMPSNVEVQPRSLHLGSSSIPKDHAIVKSGIALGRTTYGSPTLSDQSVLSCPSLKLGPGDSTRSHSADEFIYVDEIKEGIALYIKILEGIV